TTTGGTACACTGCCGGCCCTGGATCGTTACCATCGTCCAAAATGGGCATACGGTAACCGTATACACGATCTTTGTGAACGTCGCGGACATTTTGATGCAGGAGAATTCGTAGAGAGTTTCGGTGACGACGGGGCCAAAGAGGGATGGTGCCTTTATAAACAGGGATGCAAAGGTCCTTATACCTTTAACAACTGTTCCACGGAACGATTCAACCAGCATGTCAATTGGCCTATTGGTGCAGGCCATGGCTGTATGGGATGTTCTGAACCAGACTTCTGGGATACGATGGGGCCATTGGAAAAACCCATTGATTCTCATCTCGTCATGGGACTCAATTCTACCGTTGATAAGATCGGAACGACACTTCTTACTGCTACGCTGGTCGGTATCGGTGCACATGCCGTTGCGAGTATCTTTATGAATAAAAATGATGAGAAGGGGGAGTAAGTCATGGGTAACAGACGTGTAGTGATCGATCCGATCACGAGAATTGAAGGCCATCTGCGTATAGAAGTAGAAGTGGATGAAAACAATGTGGTACAAAAAGCCTACTCCTCATCCACATTATGGAGAGGTATTGAACTTATTCTCAAAGGGCGTGACCCTAGAGATGCAGGCCTAATGGCTCAGCGCATCTGCGGTGTTTGTACCTACTCACACTATAAGGCTGGAGTAGAAGCGGTAGAAAATGCATTGGGTGTGGAAGCACCCTACAATGCACGATTGGTACGTTCGCTTCTGAATGAATCCCTTTATATGCATGACCATGTGGTGCATTTCTATCACCTGCACGGGCTTGACTGGGTGGATGTGGTCTCAGCATTGAGTGCTGACCCTGCAAAAGCATCAAAGCTGGCTTTCAAGTATTCCGACTCTCCTATTGCAACAGGTACGGATGAACTGACGGCTGTTCAAAAAAGAGTCAAAGAGTTTGTTGATAAAGGGCAACTGGGACCGTTCGCCAATGCCTATTGGGGAAACGGCACCTACAAATTCTCTCCCGAACAGAACCTTATCGCACTGTCTCACTATCTTAAGGCACTGGAAGTACAGCGTGTAGCCGCACAGATGTTCGCTATCTTTGGTGCAAAACAGCCACATCCTCAAAGTCTTGTAGTGGGTGGAGTGACCTGTGTGAGAGATATATTGAGTCCTACCCGTCTGGCCCAATGGAAAGAAAAATACAAGATCGTTAAAGATTTTATCGACCGTGCCTATCAGGCAGATATCATCATGGCTGCAGAAGCCTACGGTACAGAAGAGACCGTACTGGGTGGCGTAGGGGTAAAGAACTTTCTTGCTGCTGATGCATTTATGCTGAACCGCACAGAAAATCTTTTCCAAAGCGGATACATTAAAAACGGTGATCTCTCTCAAGTCTATGATATAGATGATATGAAAATAGAAGAGGATGTAACACATGCCTGGTACAAAGGCACAACGCCGCTTCAACCCTATGATGGGGTCACAGACCCTGAATATACAGGTTTTATAGATGGTGACACCGTCAATGGAGAAGCAAAGATCATTGATGAAACGCAGAAATACTCATGGGTGAAAGCACCTCGTTATGATGGTGAAGCGATGGAAGTAGGTCCTCTATCTTGTCTGCTCGTCAATTATGCCAGAGGTAATAAAAAGGTGCAAAATGAAGTCGGCGCCTTCCTCAAACGTACAGGATTGCCAGTGGGGGCACTCTTTACGACACTGGGCAGAACCGCAGCGAGAATGCTTCAAACTAAATTGATCTCTGACAATGCCATCATAACGTTCAATTCATTGGTGGAAAATATTAAAAGTGATGACAGTACCTATACCAAGTTTGAAATAAACCCTGACAAAGAGTACACAGGACGTTTTATCGGTGAAGTGCCTCGCGGGACACTGAGTCACTGGGTACGTATTAAAAATGGTCTTATTGAAAACTATCAGGCAGTCGTACCGACAACCTGGAATGCCGGGCCGATGGACGGTAACGGTACAATCGGTCCTTATGAAGCATCTCTGGTAGGATTAAAACTTGAAGATCCTGCAAAACCGCTTGAAGTTTTGAGGGTCATACACTCTTTTGATCCATGTATGTCCTGTTCTGTGCATGTGATGGATATGAAAGGGGTAGAACTCAGTGAATTTAAAGTAACCCCTATGAGCAGTGGAGCGGCCTGTTAGGGGATTAAATGAAAATGTTCATACAGATAAACGAGAAGGAGTAACCGTGGGACAACCAGAAAAATATACGTCAGACCATCCTGATTTTGTCTATAGTGCTATCAATCGCATCCTCCACTGGATAAGGGCGCTTGTGATAACTGGCCTTATCATCACAGGTTTTTACATCGCTGAACCTTACCTTTCCTCAAAAGGTTCAAGCGATATACTGATCTATGGAGAGTGGTCTATGTGGCACTTTATCCTGGGTTTCATCCTTATCTCTTCAGGGTTGTTAAGGATCTATCTTTTCTTTTTTGGAAACGACAGTGGAAGAGAGCTGAGTTCGCTCAAGGATGTCTTGAGTATCAAGTCCTGGATCACGCAGTTGAAATCTTACTTTTTTATCGGGGAGTTGCGTAAAAAAGGTTTTTATGGTCCTTTACAGTTCATTATTTACACGGCTATTATGATCCTGGTTGTTTTGGCTTCGATCACAGGATTGATCCTGTATGTCCATGTCTATCATCAGGGAATAGGTGGCTTACTCTATGAACCTATGCGCGTGATTGAAGCATGGATGGGTGGCCTTGCCAATGTCCGCTATATTCACCATATTACAATGTGGGGTTTTTTGATCTTTATTCCTATACATATCTATATGGTCGTCTGGTCTGCGGTTCGATTCAAGCATGGTGCACTGGATGTGATGTTCACAGGTTATGACTACCATCTGAAAAAAAAGCAAGAAGAGAAAGAAGAGAATACGTGAAAATACTACTACTAGGCATAGGTAACCTGCTTTTTGGGGACGAGGGCATAGGTGTCCATTTCATCAATTATATAGGAGAGAAATACCGTTTTGAAGGTGAACCAAAGATCGATCTGGTGGATGGAGGAACCCTGGCACAAAGACTCATACCTATTATTGTAGAGTATGATCATGTGATCATTGTTGATACGATCAATGCTCCGGGCGTACAGGCGGGTGAAGTCTACTTCTTTGATTTTGATGCTATACCTGATACTGTAGACTGGCAGGGAAGTGCACATGAAGTTGAAATGCTGCAGACCCTCAATATGATGGACCTTGCAGGTGATCGTCCGACTACGATGATCATGGGAGTCGTACCCACAGTAATAGAAGCCACAGAATTCTCTCTTTCTGAAGGTGTGGCTGCCGCTGTACCACTGATGGAAAAGACACTGCTGCATTACTTAAAGAGCATGGGGATCGATGCGGTGAAAAAAGCTGAAGTCGATATACAGGCCATTCTCCCAAATTCATATAGGGTACTTGATGCATATTGCATTTAAATTTAGATACACCCATAGTAATGGGTTGTTCGCACGGCTGTTATACCGCATCAATGAACTCTCAAATCTGCCGCTTTCACTGCATCAAAATGGTACAGAGTTCAGGATAGAAGCTTCAGGTGACCAAACAAGTTTAGAGGCACTGGCGGAACAAATAGCCTCACTCGTACCCCAATCTCTCTTTTTGGAAGCGTACAAGATAGAAGAGGCTGACACTGAGGAAGCTTCTGAGATACTCTCTAAGAATGATACTCCATATGAAGTGCCCTATTGTCCTGAATGCCAGGAAAAAGTGATCAACACATTAAATCCCTTTCATCTATGTACTGTTTGCGGGTTCAGCGAAGTGTCTATTTCTATGGATGATCTCACTAGATATACAGGCATCACAGCAACTACAGATGAGGACTTTTTTCTGCAGTTGGCAACTGCTTTAAAGGAGACAGGGGAATTGACCTTGCCCACCTATAATGGTACACGCCGCTTTGCTTTGTTACATACAAAGGAGCAGAACGGGCAGGGTATTCTTTTTTGTGATCCTACAGATATTTCCGATAAATTTCTTATCACGCAAGGTGAACTCGATAGCTTGATGACGGTGGAAAAACCTTCCATACGTTTGAAACCGAAATTGAGGTTTCGTTCTGAACATGAACTAAATAAACCGTTTTACCCGGTTTTTTTCGCAGATGATAAGATCACTTTGGCTCTCTCCACAGCACTCAAAAGCAAAGGCATCGATGCAGTCTATTGCGACTGTCTATCGACACTGCGTGTTGCAACCGCACTGGATGAACAGATGATCATTACATCAGGTCGTGATATGCTTCCATGTTCTATGGATATCCCTTTAAAACAACCTTCTTTCTGTGACTATAACGGTTTCCAAGCCTATGGAGATGCAAATGGCTTACAGTTGAACAAAGTACTTCACTTAGAAAAACCAACGATACACTATATTGCAAACCATGAAACACCTAACGTTGCCAACGCGATACGTTTTGAACCTGCACATGCCGCCATGCGTTCCATTGTACTTGAACATGGACTGGGAGGAGAAGCTCTCTGCGGGATACATTTCAGCCGGGTTCATCCATCTCATATCTTCTCTTTTTCCACCAAAATAGGCTATACCCCTATGGTACTCTTCAGAGATAATGCCATCACACAACCAAATCAGTTGTTAGAAGCGATCAAAACTATGGACGAGGGTGGTATGCGTCTGGTGAACAATTTCCAAAAACGTTTTCCTGCCCTCTATGATACGATCGAACAAGTGGAGTTTACCTCCCATACCGATATTTCTGACATTACCAAAATATGGTCTATGGCAGCTGTTTTTATCGGCTTGTATGCAGGGAGTGATGCACTGGAGTCATGCGAAAAACTTGAGTCGACTGCTATTGAATTCAACGGTAAATCCGGTCCTCGTATCGATTATAAGGTCATAAGCACAGAAGAGGGATACCAGCTTGACCCGAGGCTTGCCATCCGTTCTGCCATGAGTTTCAAACTTGCCGGCCTTGATGACTATCTTCTGAGTTTTGGTTTTATTGATTCTTTGGCAGACTTTATTGCACTGCAGGCTGAAAATGCGGATGCAAATATAGGGATCCGCGGTGTGACACTCAGCGGTGGGTTATTTGAAAACCGTCAATTGTTGATGCGTGCCTATAATGCTCTGAGCGTCAATTATCCGATCTACAGAAACAAGCGTTTGAGCATAGACGATGCCAATGTCGCATTCGGAGCGATCACCCTTGGAAGTGAATAAAAAACTCGACATCACAGGGATCGTACAAGGCGTAGGTTTTCGTCCTTTCGTCTACCAGCTCGCGGACCGTTTCCATCTGAACGGATCCATATGTAACACTGCATCCGGGGTAAAGATAGAGCTTGAGGGTCAAGAGCATGCCATTGATGCTTTTACAGATGCACTCTATGAAGAATTGCCTCCTTTAGCACGTATTGATGCATTCTCAAGTGAAAATGCACCGTATGTCGGTCATACAACTTTTCAAATTCTTCAAAGTGAAACAGAAAATCAGAAATCCACTTTAGTCTCTCCTGATATAGCGATCTGTAAACATTGTCTGCAGGAGATGCATGATCCAACCAATAGACGATATGCCTATCCTTTTATCAACTGTACAGACTGTGGACCGCGTTACAGCATCATAGAAACACTACCCTATGACAGACCCAACACGTCTATGCATGTTTTCAGGATGTGCAAATCATGCAGGAAAGAGTATACGGATCCCTTGAATCGACGTTTTCATGCACAGCCTATCAGCTGTCCTGACTGCGGGCCCACGCTTAGATTACTTGATAACAGCGATAAAGTCTTAGAAGAGGGAAATGACACTATAAAAACAACTGCTGAGGCCATCAAAAAAGGTGCTATTGTCGCAGTCAAAGGACTTGGAGGATTTCATCTGATCTGTGATGCGACCAGCACCCATGCCGTTGAAAAATTGAGAAGAAGGAAACAAAGGCCACTCAAGCCTTTTGCTGTAATGTTTCCGGATATCGAAAATATCAAAGCTTCTGCAGAAGTATCTCCAAGGGAAGCAGAACTGATCACTTCGAAAGAAAAACCTATCGTGATCGTTCCTCAAAGAGAAGAGAGTTCTATCTCTTCTCTTGTAGCACCGGGTATCGATCGTATCGGTGTTTTTCTTCCTTATACACCTTTGCATCATCTTTTGCTCAGAGAGCTCAATGTCCCTCTTGTCGCCACAAGTGCGAATCTGAGCGATGAGCCGATCATACGGGACAGTGTTGAGTTACTTGAAAAACTTGGCCCGGTTATTGACCTGGTACTCGACCATGACCGTGATATACGCAATGCAAATGATGACAGTGTGGTGCAAATGGCAGGAGATGAGAAGATCACGCTTCGTATGTCCAGAGGCTATGCACCCAAAAGCATAAAGCTGCCATTGAAGAGTAAGAAAAAGATTCTTGCTGTCGGAGCCAATCAAAAGAACAGTATGGCTTTGGTCTTTGATGATACGCTTGTGATGACTCCCTACATCGGTGATCTGAATTCACTGGAAGCCTTCGAATATTTTGAACGTACACTGCGCTCTTTTAAACGCTTTTATGATTTTGAACCTGATGTCATCGTCTATGACAAGCATCCGGAATATATGACCACAAAGTGGGTGAATGAATCACAAAAAGAAAACCCTGAGTTACAAGCTATTGAAGTCCAGCACCATTATGCTCATCTACTTGCAGCGATGGGAGAACATCAGATTGATGGAAAGGTGTTGGGCTTTGCATTTGATGGAACAGGCTATGGTGATGACGGAAACATATGGGGCGGGGAAGTGATGATAGCGGATCAGCAGAACTATGAACGTATCGTATCCCTTGCATCTTTTCGTCTTCTGGGAGGAGAAAAGGCCATTAAGGAGCCACGCAGAACTGCACTTTCGCTCTTGTTTGAAACCTATACACTGGATGAGATAGTTACACTTAAGATACCGCTACTACAGCAGTTTTCTGATGAAGAGATCCTTATGCTCCATAAGGTATGGGAGAAGGGTATCAATGCTCCATTGTGCAGTTCTATGGGAAGACTCTTTGATGCGGTGGCAAGCTTTGCAGACATTGTACATCTGTCAAGTTTTGAAGGAGAAAGCGGCTTGCGCATGGAACAGTATGTCGACGAGAATATCACTGACATCTTTGAGTTTGAGATAAAAAGTGGCACCATAAACCTGCAATCCATGGTAAGATCCATGGTCAAAATGAACGATAAACAACAGATGGTCTCCACCTTTTTCAATACGATCACAGAGATCATTTTTCATATCGCTCGGAAACATCCTGCACTTCCGCTGGTTTTTTCCGGAGGTGTTTTCCAGAATAAAGTACTGGTGGAGAAAATAAGCAGTCGCTGTAAAGTAGAGAACCGTACCTTTTATTTTCAAAATGAAACAGCGATCAATGATGGAGGTATTGCATTCGGACAGGCATGGTATGCCTTGCATGATTACTCAACACAAAACGCATGATCAAGATACCAATCTTTAAACACAATTTTATGAAAAGACTCTATAATTAAAACTATAAGGAAGGTAAGATGGAAGCTGGCTTATTACTCATTTTCTGGTATGGCATATTACATGCATTCGGTCCTGATCATCTTACCGCCATTGCTGATTTTTCCATAGGAAAAGATAAACCAAAAACCTTGTTGATCACGGCACTCTTTGCCGTAGGTCATGGCCTCAGTCTTTTTATCTTTGCAAAAATACTTCAACATACTGCATTATCTGAAGAAATTTTAGCCTATGGAGATATGATCTCCGCCTTAGTGATCATTGGTATAGGTATCTATTTGCTTCTTATGGTCTTTACAGATCGTATTCAACTTCGAAAACATACCCATGGTAAAAAAGTGCATATACACATTTGGTTCGGAAAATCACATGAACACCATGCTATAGAGAACAGTTCTTCATTTTCACTGGGACTTTTAATGGGAGCAGGAGGTGTGAGAGGTATGCTGATCACACTGGGTGCTGTTCAGGGTGGCAGTGTAGATCTATCGATGGTAGCTCTTTTTACACTGGGGGTCATGCTGGTATTTTTTGCATTTGGACTGTTGATACTCTATATCAATCAAAGCTTTTTAGGTACTCTACAAAACGTAAGAAGAGCATTTGCAACGGCCGGTTTGGTTTCACTGCTTGTAGGAACCAATATATTATTAGGATAAAGGAAAAATATGTGTACAGATTGCGGGTGTAGTATAACAGAGAGTGTGATGGAACACAGCCATGAGGGGAATGGTCATGAGCATTCACATCAGCATCAAAAAGCACATGAGCATTTACATCACAACCCTCAGCTCAATGATGCCAAGACCATCTCGGTCATTCAAAAGATCCTGGATAAAAATGACCATGAAGCAGAGCATAACAGACAACATTTTAACAACAAGGGTATCTTGGGTATCAACCTTATGAGCAGCCCGGGAAGCGGGAAAACCACACTCTTGGAGCATATGGCAGATGTAGCAGATTTCAAATTCGGTGTGGTTGAGGGTGACTTGGAAACCAGTAAAGATGCCCAGAGGCTTCAAGCAAAAGGCATTCCTGCAATGCAGATACAGACTGGTTCAGCGTGCCACCTGGATGCTTTTATGGTGCACAAAGGTCTGCATGATATGCCACTGGATGAGTTGGATGTATGCTTTGTGGAAAATGTAGGGAACCTGGTCTGTCCTGCCTCATATGATGTGGGTACACATTTGAACATTGTACTGGTCTCTATACCCGAAGGGGAAGACAAGATAGCCAAATACCCAGTCATGTTCCGTCAGGCAGACCTTGTTCTCATCACGAAAACAGACCTTCTTCCATACTTCAAGTATGATATTGAAAATGAAAAAGCCCAGGCCAGACGCATCAAACCCAATGTGGATATCCTGGAGGTCAATGTCAATGATAAAGAATCTATTCGTTCCGTTGTAGAGTGGATCAATTTCAAACGAAAAATGAGAGGATAATATGTGTCTCTCCATACCCTCAAAAGTGGTTGAAATCGATGAGTGCAATATGGCCACGGTCGATACCATGGGGATCAAGCGTCATGTCAGCCTTGATCTCATAGCGGATGAGATCCATATAGGAGACTACATACTCATCCATGTCGGTTTTGCCATGAACAAAATAGATGAAGAGGAAGCGCTGCAAAGTTTAGAGCTTTATCGAGAAATGCTTGAAGCCATGGAAGAGGAAGAGAGACGTCAGGTCATTGAATCTGATGATAATTGTGAGAATCGGACCCAAGCATGAGTGAACTTCAGCTTAAAGATCTGTATGACGGCTTTCGAGATCCTGATGTGATCAAAGCCCTGGCTAAGAGCATTATAGATGAGGCAAAGCATTTAAAAGAACCGTTAAAACTCATGGAAGTCTGCGGCGGGCATACCCATACCATTATGAAATACGGCCTCAAGCAGCTGCTTCCTGACCGTATAGATTTTATACATGGTCCTGGCTGCCCGGTGTGTATCATGCCAAAAGAACGCATCGATCATGCCATTACCCTGGCACAGATGTCAGATACCATTTTACTGACCCTGGGTGATATGATACGTGTACCGGGATCTAAAAGTTCTTTGGCTGTGGAACGGGCCAATGGGTATGATATACGAGCACTTTATTCTCCTTTGGATGCGCTCAGGATCGCACGTGAGAACCCGGACAAAAAAGTTGTTTTCTTTGCCATAGGTTTTGAAACAACCACCCCTATGACAGCAGCACTTCTTGAGCTGGTGGAGAAACAGGGTATCACTAATCTCTATTTTCATATCAATCATGTGCTTGTGCCTCCCGCAGTGGATGCCATCATGGCAGATGGTCAGGCAAAGATCAATGCATTTATAGGTCCTGCTCATGTCAGCGTGATCAGTGGAGCGAAGATCTATCAGCCATTACCGGAAAAATACAGTACACCTGTGGTTGTCAGCGGATTTGAGCCTATTGATGTCTTGCAGAGTATTTTGATGATCGTGAGACAAAAGAATGAAGCACGCTGTGAGATGGAGATTCAATACAGCCGTTCTGTCACACTGGAGGGCAATACTAAAGCACAGGAAATGATCGAAAAATTCATGGAACCCCGTGTACATTTTCGCTGGCGCGGCATAGGTGACATTCCCTATAGTGCATTGGCTTTAAAAGCACAGTATGCTGCGTATGATGCCGAGAAAATATTTGCCGATATTCTTCCAACAGAGCCTATTGATGATCA
The sequence above is drawn from the Sulfurovum sp. TSL1 genome and encodes:
- a CDS encoding HypC/HybG/HupF family hydrogenase formation chaperone; the encoded protein is MCLSIPSKVVEIDECNMATVDTMGIKRHVSLDLIADEIHIGDYILIHVGFAMNKIDEEEALQSLELYREMLEAMEEEERRQVIESDDNCENRTQA
- the cybH gene encoding Ni/Fe-hydrogenase, b-type cytochrome subunit is translated as MGQPEKYTSDHPDFVYSAINRILHWIRALVITGLIITGFYIAEPYLSSKGSSDILIYGEWSMWHFILGFILISSGLLRIYLFFFGNDSGRELSSLKDVLSIKSWITQLKSYFFIGELRKKGFYGPLQFIIYTAIMILVVLASITGLILYVHVYHQGIGGLLYEPMRVIEAWMGGLANVRYIHHITMWGFLIFIPIHIYMVVWSAVRFKHGALDVMFTGYDYHLKKKQEEKEENT
- the hypF gene encoding carbamoyltransferase HypF, with the protein product MNKKLDITGIVQGVGFRPFVYQLADRFHLNGSICNTASGVKIELEGQEHAIDAFTDALYEELPPLARIDAFSSENAPYVGHTTFQILQSETENQKSTLVSPDIAICKHCLQEMHDPTNRRYAYPFINCTDCGPRYSIIETLPYDRPNTSMHVFRMCKSCRKEYTDPLNRRFHAQPISCPDCGPTLRLLDNSDKVLEEGNDTIKTTAEAIKKGAIVAVKGLGGFHLICDATSTHAVEKLRRRKQRPLKPFAVMFPDIENIKASAEVSPREAELITSKEKPIVIVPQREESSISSLVAPGIDRIGVFLPYTPLHHLLLRELNVPLVATSANLSDEPIIRDSVELLEKLGPVIDLVLDHDRDIRNANDDSVVQMAGDEKITLRMSRGYAPKSIKLPLKSKKKILAVGANQKNSMALVFDDTLVMTPYIGDLNSLEAFEYFERTLRSFKRFYDFEPDVIVYDKHPEYMTTKWVNESQKENPELQAIEVQHHYAHLLAAMGEHQIDGKVLGFAFDGTGYGDDGNIWGGEVMIADQQNYERIVSLASFRLLGGEKAIKEPRRTALSLLFETYTLDEIVTLKIPLLQQFSDEEILMLHKVWEKGINAPLCSSMGRLFDAVASFADIVHLSSFEGESGLRMEQYVDENITDIFEFEIKSGTINLQSMVRSMVKMNDKQQMVSTFFNTITEIIFHIARKHPALPLVFSGGVFQNKVLVEKISSRCKVENRTFYFQNETAINDGGIAFGQAWYALHDYSTQNA
- a CDS encoding nickel-dependent hydrogenase large subunit, yielding MGNRRVVIDPITRIEGHLRIEVEVDENNVVQKAYSSSTLWRGIELILKGRDPRDAGLMAQRICGVCTYSHYKAGVEAVENALGVEAPYNARLVRSLLNESLYMHDHVVHFYHLHGLDWVDVVSALSADPAKASKLAFKYSDSPIATGTDELTAVQKRVKEFVDKGQLGPFANAYWGNGTYKFSPEQNLIALSHYLKALEVQRVAAQMFAIFGAKQPHPQSLVVGGVTCVRDILSPTRLAQWKEKYKIVKDFIDRAYQADIIMAAEAYGTEETVLGGVGVKNFLAADAFMLNRTENLFQSGYIKNGDLSQVYDIDDMKIEEDVTHAWYKGTTPLQPYDGVTDPEYTGFIDGDTVNGEAKIIDETQKYSWVKAPRYDGEAMEVGPLSCLLVNYARGNKKVQNEVGAFLKRTGLPVGALFTTLGRTAARMLQTKLISDNAIITFNSLVENIKSDDSTYTKFEINPDKEYTGRFIGEVPRGTLSHWVRIKNGLIENYQAVVPTTWNAGPMDGNGTIGPYEASLVGLKLEDPAKPLEVLRVIHSFDPCMSCSVHVMDMKGVELSEFKVTPMSSGAAC
- the hypB gene encoding hydrogenase nickel incorporation protein HypB; the protein is MCTDCGCSITESVMEHSHEGNGHEHSHQHQKAHEHLHHNPQLNDAKTISVIQKILDKNDHEAEHNRQHFNNKGILGINLMSSPGSGKTTLLEHMADVADFKFGVVEGDLETSKDAQRLQAKGIPAMQIQTGSACHLDAFMVHKGLHDMPLDELDVCFVENVGNLVCPASYDVGTHLNIVLVSIPEGEDKIAKYPVMFRQADLVLITKTDLLPYFKYDIENEKAQARRIKPNVDILEVNVNDKESIRSVVEWINFKRKMRG
- the hypD gene encoding hydrogenase formation protein HypD, giving the protein MSELQLKDLYDGFRDPDVIKALAKSIIDEAKHLKEPLKLMEVCGGHTHTIMKYGLKQLLPDRIDFIHGPGCPVCIMPKERIDHAITLAQMSDTILLTLGDMIRVPGSKSSLAVERANGYDIRALYSPLDALRIARENPDKKVVFFAIGFETTTPMTAALLELVEKQGITNLYFHINHVLVPPAVDAIMADGQAKINAFIGPAHVSVISGAKIYQPLPEKYSTPVVVSGFEPIDVLQSILMIVRQKNEARCEMEIQYSRSVTLEGNTKAQEMIEKFMEPRVHFRWRGIGDIPYSALALKAQYAAYDAEKIFADILPTEPIDDHKLCICGTILKGLAKPNDCQVFGTACTPNTPMGSCMVSSEGACNAYYRYGAIK
- a CDS encoding HyaD/HybD family hydrogenase maturation endopeptidase, translated to MKILLLGIGNLLFGDEGIGVHFINYIGEKYRFEGEPKIDLVDGGTLAQRLIPIIVEYDHVIIVDTINAPGVQAGEVYFFDFDAIPDTVDWQGSAHEVEMLQTLNMMDLAGDRPTTMIMGVVPTVIEATEFSLSEGVAAAVPLMEKTLLHYLKSMGIDAVKKAEVDIQAILPNSYRVLDAYCI